The Paenibacillus sp. RUD330 genome has a segment encoding these proteins:
- a CDS encoding class I SAM-dependent methyltransferase, with protein MYIADQWKDYELIDTGDGDKLERWGDVTLRRPDPQIIWPYRGDRRSWTNADGHYHRSSAGGGQWDFSKQLPDKWTVSYGELKFNIKPTNFKHTGLFPEQAVNWSWMMEKIRGAGRPVRVLNLFAYTGGATVAAGAAGADVCHVDAAKGMVQWAKENAQLSGLADRPIRYITDDVFKFVQREQRRGSKYDAIIMDPPSYGRGPGGEMWKLESSLFPFLESCMEILTDNPLFLLINSYTTGLSPQVLHNLLHMTAGKRFGGSINCGEIGLPIGASGLVLPCGILGRWEA; from the coding sequence ATGTACATTGCAGACCAATGGAAAGACTACGAACTTATCGATACAGGCGACGGAGACAAGCTGGAGCGCTGGGGGGATGTCACCCTGCGCCGGCCGGATCCGCAGATCATATGGCCTTACCGGGGCGACCGCCGCAGCTGGACGAACGCGGACGGCCACTACCACCGCAGCTCGGCGGGCGGAGGGCAATGGGATTTCAGCAAGCAGCTTCCGGACAAATGGACCGTCTCCTACGGAGAATTGAAGTTCAACATCAAGCCGACGAACTTCAAGCATACGGGACTGTTTCCCGAGCAGGCGGTCAACTGGAGCTGGATGATGGAGAAGATCCGCGGCGCAGGCCGCCCTGTCCGCGTGCTCAATCTGTTCGCTTATACAGGCGGAGCCACCGTTGCAGCCGGAGCGGCCGGAGCCGACGTCTGCCATGTCGACGCAGCCAAGGGCATGGTCCAATGGGCCAAGGAGAATGCCCAGCTGTCCGGCCTCGCCGACCGGCCAATCCGCTATATTACGGACGATGTGTTCAAATTCGTGCAGCGCGAGCAGCGCCGCGGCAGCAAATACGATGCCATCATCATGGATCCTCCGTCCTATGGACGAGGTCCGGGCGGAGAAATGTGGAAGCTGGAATCGAGCCTGTTCCCCTTCCTGGAATCCTGCATGGAAATCCTGACCGACAACCCGCTCTTCCTCCTGATCAACTCCTATACGACGGGCTTGTCGCCGCAGGTGCTCCACAACCTGCTCCATATGACCGCAGGCAAGCGCTTCGGCGGCAGCATCAACTGCGGCGAGATCGGC
- a CDS encoding helix-turn-helix transcriptional regulator produces MTLTMGDRLRELRLNKNMSQEEVSKKIGITRSAYSHYEINNRQPVYETLIKLAAFFEVSLDYMIGGEQNQSEAQVAPETVEMLRILNGMDAEKRQRSIDRMMDVLKQAE; encoded by the coding sequence ATGACCCTGACGATGGGAGATCGATTGCGTGAACTCCGGCTTAACAAAAACATGTCCCAGGAGGAGGTATCGAAAAAGATCGGCATTACCCGCTCCGCCTACAGTCATTATGAAATCAATAACCGCCAGCCTGTCTATGAAACCCTGATCAAGCTAGCCGCGTTTTTTGAAGTCTCCCTGGATTATATGATCGGCGGAGAGCAAAATCAAAGCGAAGCCCAGGTCGCTCCGGAAACGGTTGAAATGCTGAGGATTCTGAACGGAATGGATGCCGAGAAGCGTCAGCGTTCCATAGACCGGATGATGGATGTGCTCAAGCAAGCCGAATAG
- a CDS encoding aldehyde dehydrogenase family protein — translation MIQTTKLWIGGKWVEGSRTEPLHAPYGGERLAEIGYASEEQAAQAVIAARDAFRDFRAEPAHRRSSILYQAADLLERRSAEAAEIAALEAGKPIKAARAEIARTVQTYLFAAEAARNLRGETIPMDAAPRGEGRRAMLGREPVGVVSAITPFNFPFNLVAHKVGPAIAAGNAIVLKPAEQTPLSALLLAELFEEAGLPDGVLNIIPGSGKELGETLSSHPDIAFVTFTGSPEVGRQIRAQAGLRKVTLELGSNSPLLVDRGFSTEELVRIADEAAAGAFAYNGQVCISVQRVLVHEEHVEEFTELLAERARKLTAGDPLDERTDITPLINRRAADRLKSWLERAKEGGARVRCGGSFDGSLMMPAVLTDVPENAELSCEEAFGPVAVVAPFGSWEEAIAAANRSKFGLQAGVFTKNMEHALQAADRLHCGGVMINDVPTFRLDHMPYGGVKDSGSGREGVRYAMEEMTEPKLVSFRSGFFEN, via the coding sequence TTGATTCAAACTACGAAGCTGTGGATAGGCGGAAAATGGGTGGAAGGAAGCCGAACCGAGCCGCTCCATGCGCCTTATGGGGGAGAGCGACTGGCGGAAATCGGCTATGCATCGGAGGAGCAGGCCGCGCAAGCCGTCATCGCCGCAAGGGACGCTTTCCGCGATTTCCGTGCCGAGCCCGCCCATCGCAGAAGCTCGATCCTGTATCAGGCTGCCGATCTGCTGGAGCGCCGCAGCGCCGAGGCGGCCGAAATCGCCGCCTTGGAAGCGGGCAAGCCGATCAAGGCGGCGCGGGCTGAGATCGCGCGTACGGTTCAAACCTATCTGTTTGCGGCGGAGGCGGCGAGAAATCTGAGGGGAGAGACGATTCCGATGGACGCGGCTCCCCGCGGCGAAGGACGGAGGGCGATGCTCGGGCGCGAGCCTGTTGGCGTCGTTAGCGCGATCACGCCGTTCAACTTCCCGTTCAACCTCGTCGCCCACAAGGTCGGCCCGGCCATCGCGGCGGGCAACGCGATCGTGCTCAAGCCTGCCGAGCAGACGCCTCTGTCGGCGCTGTTGCTGGCGGAGCTGTTCGAGGAGGCCGGGCTGCCGGACGGCGTGCTGAACATCATTCCGGGCAGCGGCAAGGAGCTCGGGGAGACGCTCTCCTCGCATCCCGATATCGCCTTCGTCACCTTCACCGGCAGTCCGGAGGTGGGCAGGCAGATCCGGGCGCAGGCAGGCCTGCGCAAGGTCACGCTGGAGCTCGGCAGCAACTCTCCGCTGCTGGTCGACCGAGGCTTTTCTACGGAGGAGCTGGTCCGCATCGCCGATGAAGCGGCTGCGGGAGCTTTCGCCTACAATGGACAGGTGTGCATATCGGTGCAGAGGGTGCTCGTGCATGAAGAGCATGTTGAGGAATTCACGGAGCTGCTCGCGGAGCGGGCGCGCAAGCTGACTGCAGGAGATCCGCTCGACGAGCGGACGGACATCACTCCTCTGATCAACAGGCGGGCCGCGGACCGCCTCAAGTCCTGGCTCGAGCGGGCCAAGGAAGGAGGTGCCCGCGTACGCTGCGGCGGCAGCTTCGACGGCTCGCTGATGATGCCGGCCGTGCTCACCGATGTGCCGGAGAACGCGGAGCTCAGCTGCGAGGAGGCGTTCGGTCCCGTTGCGGTGGTGGCGCCTTTCGGCAGCTGGGAGGAAGCCATCGCGGCGGCCAACCGGTCCAAGTTCGGCCTGCAGGCGGGCGTATTCACGAAGAACATGGAGCATGCCCTGCAAGCCGCCGACCGTCTGCACTGCGGCGGCGTCATGATCAACGATGTCCCGACCTTCCGGCTGGACCATATGCCCTACGGAGGGGTCAAGGACAGCGGCAGCGGACGGGAAGGGGTCCGGTACGCCATGGAGGAGATGACGGAGCCGAAGCTCGTCAGCTTCCGCAGCGGATTCTTCGAGAACTGA
- a CDS encoding 2-oxoglutarate dehydrogenase E1 component produces the protein MTDESNTKRQWNDYFGPNLGYVQEQYERYSSDPESVDPSFRDLFAELGEPPADFAPAAVHSAAPSGQVSVDVSLLKKLAAAEKLVGNIRTYGHLAANTDPLGLRASSDTRLVEPATFDLTESDLSRFPASILWDHAPASVTNGWQAIQQLRKSYTQSIGFEFSHVHTETERDWLSAKAESGIANSSLNPDERKALLDLLIHVEQFEAYLHRTFVGQKRFSVEGVDMLIPVIDEIVRQSVQNGAEHVLMGMAHRGRLNVLAHVLRKPYAKIFSEFHHAPNKELVPSEGSMGINSGWAGDVKYHLGADRSIETGARILLANNPSHLEYVNSVVEGFSRAAQEDRSKAGYPVQELDKSIAIQVHGDAAFPGEGIVAETLNFTGLDGYRNGGSIHIIANNRIGFTTDSKDSRSTHYASDLAKGYEIPIVHVNADDPEACIAAVRLACEYRNKFKKDFLIDLVGYRRYGHNEMDDPEGTQPLVYEKVRKHMTVASLYAERLKAEGALSGDEINKLIQNTLQELQDAYDVMKENAANGKHADTGPIPVAPENTETAVPLDRLREINAELLKYPEGFTVYPKLQRILQRRGSMLDQGEKVDWALAETLAFATILADGKPIRMSGQDVERATFSHRHIVLNDHKTGEKFSPMHRFPQAKASFAIHNSPLTEGAVLGFEYGYNVFSPETFTIWEAQYGDFANSAQVIFDQFISAGRTKWKQRSSLVMLLPHGYEGQGPEHSSARLERYLQLCAENNWTVANLSTAAQYFHLLRRQAAWTEHEGARPLVMMSPKSLIRNPRVLSPGEDLANGSFKLVLEQNGLGAKPAAVRRLILCSGKVAVDLEEALESAGDQDMSWLHIVRVEQLYPFPQKEIAEIIARYGKLEEIVWVQEEPKNMGAWTFMESRIREVAGGKAVHYIGRPDRSSPASGHQDVHAAEQQSIISLSLQQKALNTILLGR, from the coding sequence ATGACCGACGAATCAAACACTAAACGGCAATGGAATGATTACTTCGGACCCAACCTGGGCTACGTCCAGGAACAGTACGAGCGCTACAGCAGCGATCCCGAATCCGTCGATCCCTCTTTCCGCGACCTGTTCGCGGAGCTGGGCGAACCGCCGGCGGACTTTGCTCCTGCAGCGGTTCACAGTGCTGCTCCGTCCGGCCAGGTTTCCGTCGACGTCTCGCTTCTGAAAAAGCTTGCCGCCGCGGAAAAACTGGTAGGCAACATCCGCACCTACGGCCATCTGGCCGCCAACACCGATCCGCTCGGACTTCGCGCTTCCTCGGATACTCGCCTTGTCGAGCCCGCGACTTTCGATCTCACCGAGTCGGACCTCAGCCGGTTCCCGGCTTCCATCCTCTGGGATCATGCTCCCGCCAGCGTCACGAACGGCTGGCAAGCGATCCAGCAGCTTCGCAAGTCTTACACCCAATCCATCGGATTCGAATTCAGCCACGTCCATACCGAGACGGAACGGGACTGGCTCAGCGCCAAGGCTGAATCCGGCATTGCCAACTCCTCCCTGAACCCGGATGAGCGGAAAGCTCTCCTTGACCTGCTTATTCATGTGGAACAATTCGAAGCGTACTTGCACCGCACGTTCGTCGGCCAAAAAAGGTTCTCCGTGGAAGGCGTCGACATGCTCATTCCGGTCATCGACGAAATCGTCCGCCAATCCGTTCAGAACGGAGCCGAGCATGTCCTGATGGGCATGGCGCACCGGGGCCGCCTGAACGTGCTTGCCCATGTCCTGCGCAAGCCGTACGCGAAGATCTTCTCGGAATTCCATCATGCGCCGAACAAGGAGCTCGTTCCTTCGGAAGGCTCCATGGGCATCAACTCCGGCTGGGCCGGCGACGTGAAGTACCATCTTGGCGCGGACCGCTCCATCGAGACCGGCGCCCGCATCCTGCTGGCCAACAACCCGAGCCATCTGGAGTACGTCAACTCGGTGGTCGAGGGCTTCTCCCGCGCCGCTCAGGAAGACCGCAGCAAAGCGGGCTACCCCGTGCAGGAGCTCGACAAGTCCATCGCGATCCAGGTCCATGGCGACGCCGCGTTCCCGGGAGAAGGCATCGTTGCGGAAACGCTTAACTTCACCGGCCTCGACGGCTACCGCAATGGCGGATCCATCCATATCATCGCGAACAACCGCATCGGCTTCACGACCGACAGCAAGGATTCCCGCTCCACGCATTATGCGAGCGACCTCGCCAAAGGCTACGAAATTCCGATCGTGCATGTCAACGCGGACGATCCGGAGGCCTGCATCGCGGCCGTGCGCCTTGCCTGCGAGTACCGCAACAAGTTCAAGAAGGACTTCCTGATCGATCTTGTCGGCTACCGCCGCTACGGCCACAACGAAATGGACGATCCGGAAGGCACCCAGCCGCTCGTCTACGAGAAGGTGCGCAAGCACATGACCGTTGCAAGCCTGTACGCCGAGCGCCTCAAGGCGGAGGGAGCCCTCTCCGGAGACGAGATCAACAAGCTGATCCAGAATACGCTGCAGGAGCTTCAAGACGCCTACGACGTCATGAAGGAAAATGCGGCGAACGGCAAGCATGCCGACACAGGTCCGATTCCGGTTGCTCCGGAAAATACCGAGACGGCTGTTCCGCTCGACAGGCTGCGCGAGATCAACGCCGAGCTGCTCAAATATCCGGAGGGCTTCACCGTCTATCCGAAGCTGCAGCGCATCCTGCAGCGCCGCGGCTCCATGCTCGACCAAGGCGAGAAGGTCGACTGGGCGCTCGCCGAAACGCTGGCGTTCGCGACGATCCTTGCCGACGGCAAGCCGATCCGCATGAGCGGCCAGGATGTCGAGCGCGCGACGTTCTCGCATCGCCATATCGTGCTCAACGACCATAAGACGGGCGAGAAGTTCTCTCCGATGCACCGCTTCCCGCAGGCGAAGGCATCGTTCGCGATCCACAACAGCCCGCTGACCGAGGGCGCGGTGCTCGGCTTCGAGTACGGCTACAACGTATTCTCGCCAGAGACGTTCACGATCTGGGAAGCCCAATACGGCGACTTCGCGAACTCCGCGCAAGTCATCTTCGACCAGTTCATCTCGGCGGGCCGCACGAAATGGAAGCAGCGCTCCAGCCTCGTCATGCTGCTGCCCCACGGCTACGAAGGCCAAGGTCCGGAGCATTCCAGCGCCCGCCTCGAACGGTATCTGCAGCTGTGCGCGGAGAACAACTGGACGGTGGCGAACCTGTCCACGGCGGCCCAGTACTTCCATCTGCTCCGCCGCCAGGCTGCCTGGACCGAGCATGAGGGAGCGCGTCCGCTCGTCATGATGTCGCCGAAAAGCCTGATCCGCAACCCGCGTGTCCTGTCGCCGGGCGAGGATCTTGCGAACGGCAGCTTCAAGCTCGTTCTGGAGCAGAATGGCCTTGGCGCGAAGCCGGCTGCGGTCCGCCGCCTGATTCTGTGCTCGGGCAAGGTCGCCGTCGATCTCGAGGAAGCACTGGAATCCGCCGGAGACCAGGACATGAGCTGGCTGCATATCGTGCGCGTGGAGCAGCTGTATCCGTTCCCGCAAAAGGAAATCGCCGAAATCATCGCCCGTTACGGCAAGCTGGAAGAAATCGTATGGGTACAGGAAGAGCCGAAAAACATGGGCGCCTGGACCTTCATGGAATCCCGCATCCGCGAAGTGGCGGGCGGCAAAGCTGTCCACTATATCGGACGCCCGGACCGTTCGAGCCCGGCAAGCGGCCACCAAGACGTTCACGCCGCCGAACAACAATCCATCATCTCGCTCTCGCTGCAGCAAAAAGCGTTGAACACGATTTTACTTGGGAGGTAG
- the odhB gene encoding 2-oxoglutarate dehydrogenase complex dihydrolipoyllysine-residue succinyltransferase yields the protein MSDIKVPDLGESISEATITKWLKKEGEAVAQGDLLLELETDKVNLEISADSSGVLNSIVKGEGDTVLVGETIGVIGEGGAAASAPAAAPAQPVQTEAPVAPASAPAAAAAPAPAPANASSEGSAIASPSARKLARERGIDLNQVKGTDPNGRIYNQDVANHGSAPAAPAAAPAKAPAAPAKPGFTEQPGKPVERTKMSRRRQTIAKRLVEAQHTAAMLTTFNEVDMTAILDVRKRRKDAFKEKNEVGLGFMSFFTKAVVGALKKYPLLNAEIDGDDLILKKYYDIGIAVAAPDGLVVPVVRDADRLGFAGIEKSISELAGKARKNTLALSDLQGGTFTITNGGVFGSLLSTPILNAPQVGILGMHKIQIRPVAIDDVRMENRPMMYIALSYDHRIVDGAEAVRFLVTVKELLEDPESLLLEG from the coding sequence GTGTCTGATATCAAAGTGCCTGACTTAGGCGAATCCATCTCGGAAGCAACGATCACCAAATGGCTCAAGAAAGAAGGGGAAGCCGTAGCCCAGGGCGACCTTCTTCTGGAGCTCGAAACCGATAAGGTCAACCTGGAAATCAGCGCCGATTCCAGCGGCGTGCTGAACAGCATCGTCAAAGGCGAGGGCGACACCGTCCTCGTCGGCGAGACGATCGGCGTCATCGGAGAGGGCGGCGCGGCCGCATCCGCTCCGGCCGCCGCTCCTGCGCAGCCGGTACAGACGGAAGCTCCGGTAGCGCCTGCATCCGCTCCGGCCGCAGCTGCCGCACCGGCGCCGGCGCCTGCGAACGCGAGCAGCGAAGGCTCCGCCATCGCCTCGCCGTCCGCGCGCAAGCTTGCCCGCGAGCGCGGCATCGATCTGAACCAAGTCAAAGGCACGGATCCGAACGGCCGCATCTACAACCAGGACGTGGCGAACCATGGCTCCGCTCCTGCGGCTCCAGCCGCCGCGCCGGCCAAAGCTCCAGCCGCTCCGGCGAAGCCTGGCTTCACCGAGCAGCCAGGCAAGCCGGTCGAGCGTACGAAAATGTCCCGCCGCCGCCAGACGATCGCCAAGCGCCTGGTGGAAGCCCAGCATACGGCGGCCATGCTGACGACGTTCAACGAAGTCGACATGACGGCGATCCTCGACGTGCGCAAGCGCCGCAAGGACGCCTTCAAGGAGAAGAACGAAGTCGGCCTCGGCTTCATGTCCTTCTTCACGAAGGCTGTCGTCGGCGCGCTGAAGAAATATCCGCTGCTCAACGCGGAAATCGACGGCGACGATCTGATCCTCAAGAAATACTATGACATCGGCATCGCCGTCGCGGCTCCGGACGGCCTCGTCGTTCCGGTCGTGCGCGACGCCGACCGCCTCGGCTTCGCCGGCATCGAGAAATCGATCTCCGAGCTTGCTGGCAAAGCCCGCAAAAATACGCTGGCTCTCTCCGATCTTCAAGGAGGCACGTTCACGATCACGAACGGCGGCGTCTTCGGCTCCCTGCTGTCGACTCCGATCCTGAACGCTCCGCAGGTCGGCATCCTGGGCATGCACAAGATCCAGATCCGTCCTGTAGCCATCGACGACGTGCGCATGGAGAACCGTCCGATGATGTACATCGCCCTGTCCTACGACCACCGCATCGTGGACGGCGCCGAAGCGGTCCGCTTCCTCGTGACCGTCAAGGAACTGCTGGAAGATCCGGAATCCCTTCTTCTCGAAGGCTGA